One window of Globicephala melas chromosome 5, mGloMel1.2, whole genome shotgun sequence genomic DNA carries:
- the LOC115864318 gene encoding platelet factor 4-like isoform X1, with protein sequence MSLAAGTRAPGLRPSPGLLLLLAVALAQESSLPTVPAPPAADSEGGAGDLRCVCVKTTSAVHPRSISSLEVIGAGLHCPSPQLIATLKDGRKICLDPQNPLYKKIIKKLLKS encoded by the exons ATGAGCCTGGCAGCTGGCACCCGCGCCCCCGgcctgcggcccagccccgggcTGCTGCTCCTACTAGCCGTCGCTCTCGCCCAAG AGTCGTCACTCCCCACTGTCCCCGCCCCACCCGCAGCAGACTCTGAAGGTGGAGCTGGAGACCTGCGCTGCGTGTGTGTGAAGACCACCTCTGCGGTCCATCCCCGGAGCATCTCCAGCCTGGAGGTGATCGGGGCTGGACTCCACTGCCCCAGTCCCCAACTGAT AGCTACGCTTAAGGATGGGAGGAAAATTTGCCTGGACCCGCAGAATCCTctgtataagaaaataatcaagaaaCTTTTGAAGAGTTAG
- the LOC115864318 gene encoding platelet factor 4-like isoform X3 gives MSLAAGTRAPGLRPSPGLLLLLAVALAQDSEGGAGDLRCVCVKTTSAVHPRSISSLEVIGAGLHCPSPQLIATLKDGRKICLDPQNPLYKKIIKKLLKS, from the exons ATGAGCCTGGCAGCTGGCACCCGCGCCCCCGgcctgcggcccagccccgggcTGCTGCTCCTACTAGCCGTCGCTCTCGCCCAAG ACTCTGAAGGTGGAGCTGGAGACCTGCGCTGCGTGTGTGTGAAGACCACCTCTGCGGTCCATCCCCGGAGCATCTCCAGCCTGGAGGTGATCGGGGCTGGACTCCACTGCCCCAGTCCCCAACTGAT AGCTACGCTTAAGGATGGGAGGAAAATTTGCCTGGACCCGCAGAATCCTctgtataagaaaataatcaagaaaCTTTTGAAGAGTTAG
- the PPBP gene encoding platelet basic protein — translation MSLRGSTTSSCTRAIPLPVLQVLLPMSLLLTTLVPSTTGEPKSMDRRLYIELRCSCVKTTSGIHPSNIQGLEVIRAGPHCTKVEVIAMLKNGKKICLDPEAPRIKKIVQKILEDGGSAA, via the exons ATGAGCCTCAGGGGCAGCACCACCTCCTCCTGTACCAGGGCCATCCCACTTCCTGTCCTGCAGGTGTTGCTGCCGATGTCACTGCTCCTGACCACGCTGGTTCCCTCCACCACTGGAGAAC CTAAAAGTATGGATAGAAGGCTGTACATTGAACTTCGCTGCTCATGTGTGAAGACCACCTCTGGCATTCATCCCAGTAACATCCAAGGTTTGGAAGTGATCAGGGCAGGACCCCACTGCACCAAAGTCGAAGTAAT AGCAATGTTgaagaatgggaagaaaatctGTCTGGACCCAGAAGCTCCCAGAATCAAGAAAATAGTccagaaaatattggaagatgGTGGGTCAGCTGCTTAA
- the LOC115864318 gene encoding platelet factor 4-like isoform X2, giving the protein MSLAAGTRAPGLRPSPGLLLLLAVALAQADSEGGAGDLRCVCVKTTSAVHPRSISSLEVIGAGLHCPSPQLIATLKDGRKICLDPQNPLYKKIIKKLLKS; this is encoded by the exons ATGAGCCTGGCAGCTGGCACCCGCGCCCCCGgcctgcggcccagccccgggcTGCTGCTCCTACTAGCCGTCGCTCTCGCCCAAG CAGACTCTGAAGGTGGAGCTGGAGACCTGCGCTGCGTGTGTGTGAAGACCACCTCTGCGGTCCATCCCCGGAGCATCTCCAGCCTGGAGGTGATCGGGGCTGGACTCCACTGCCCCAGTCCCCAACTGAT AGCTACGCTTAAGGATGGGAGGAAAATTTGCCTGGACCCGCAGAATCCTctgtataagaaaataatcaagaaaCTTTTGAAGAGTTAG